Proteins found in one Salvia splendens isolate huo1 chromosome 10, SspV2, whole genome shotgun sequence genomic segment:
- the LOC121753219 gene encoding mitochondrial fission 1 protein A-like, with protein MDKKVGKFFDSVGSFFTGADVIPWCDSDIVAACEREVAEAEKGSSDKLKSESIMRLSWALVHSKRPEDVQRGIAMLEVSQAGSNTPLQERERVYLLAVGYFRNAEYSRSRQIVDRCLEIAPDWKQALTLKKAIEDKITKDGVIGIGIAATAVGLVAGGIAAAFSARKK; from the exons ATGGATAAGAAAGTTGGGAAATTCTTCGATTCCGTCGGAAGCTTTTTCACCGGCGCCGACGTGATTCCCTGGTGCGATTCCGACATCGTAGCT GCCTGTGAACGTGAGGTTGCTGAAGCAGAGAAAGGTTCCTCTGATAAGCTAAAAAGCGAAAGCATCATGCGCTTGTCTTGGGCCCTGGTTCACTCTAAAAGACCAGAAGATGTACAACGTGGAATAGCTATGCTTGAAG TTTCTCAAGCTGGCTCTAACACCCCCCTGCAAGAGAGGGAAAGGGTGTATCTTCTGGCTGTTGGATACTTTAGAAATGCGGAATACTCTAGGAGCAGGCAGATTGTTGATCGCTGCTTGGAG ATTGCACCTGACTGGAAGCAGGCCTTGACCCTGAAGAAAGCCATTGAGGATAAAATTACAAAAG ATGGAGTAATTGGCATTGGGATTGCTGCAACTGCTGTTGGACTTGTGGCTGGTGGTATTGCAGCTGCGTTTTCAGCTCGCAAGAAGTGA
- the LOC121753401 gene encoding F-box protein AUF2-like: MNSSSEQAIIHSDDLFDCLPDDVVLSIFGKLQDAKSLCLSMSTCKRFRSIAPQVDRIFLPIPPKKSDAKDSDQKSSFKNLVIRALTTPFLLISQMIKLKPKPEENNDLDFYSCYVPNEILKNFQGIRGLHLRLPCHGNQKHNPSRNGKNSTTLLKWRAEFGRELHSCVILGAKSWSEKGRVESSGEEAPSRVMADDELKLRIVWTISCLIAASARHYLMQETVKGLRMIESVVVSDESDQGRLCMNKEQIEEIRRSSKAKGDDETTVESRSRVPALRMKMWYLDRLEVPGSGKVMEGATLVVIKPAVGGEDEARKGSPGRSDAEMVADAFEGEGEGEGKVMAEAVRKLMVAKKCYVLEMNSF, from the coding sequence ATGAATTCCAGCTCCGAACAAGCTATTATTCATTCCGACGATTTGTTCGATTGCTTGCCGGACGACGTCGTATTGTCGATTTTCGGCAAATTGCAAGACGCGAAATCGCTGTGCCTGTCCATGTCCACCTGCAAGCGCTTCCGATCCATCGCCCCACAGGTCGATCGAATCTTCCTCCCTATCCCTCCGAAGAAGTCCGACGCCAAGGATTCCGATCAGAAGAGTTCGTTCAAAAACCTGGTGATCCGAGCGTTGACGACGCCCTTCCTTCTGATTTCTCAGATGATCAAATTGAAGCCCAAGCCCGAGGAGAATAATGACCTAGATTTCTACTCCTGCTACGTCCCCAACGAGATACTGAAGAATTTCCAGGGAATCCGCGGCCTCCATCTCCGCCTGCCCTGCCACGGGAATCAGAAGCATAATCCGTCCAGAAATGGTAAGAATTCGACGACGTTGCTGAAATGGAGAGCTGAATTCGGGCGGGAGCTGCACAGCTGCGTGATTTTGGGGGCGAAATCGTGGTCGGAGAAGGGTAGGGTTGAATCGAGCGGAGAAGAGGCGCCGTCGCGGGTGATGGCGGACGACGAGCTGAAGCTGCGGATCGTGTGGACGATATCGTGCTTGATCGCTGCGTCGGCGAGGCATTACCTGATGCAGGAGACGGTGAAGGGGCTGAGGATGATCGAGAGTGTGGTGGTGTCGGATGAGAGCGATCAAGGGAGGTTGTGTATGAACAAGGAGCAGATTGAGGAGATTCGCCGATCGAGCAAGGCGAAAGGGGACGATGAGACGACGGTGGAGAGTAGGAGCAGAGTGCCGGCGCTGAGGATGAAGATGTGGTATTTGGATCGGCTGGAGGTGCCGGGCTCGGGCAAGGTCATGGAGGGGGCGACGCTCGTGGTTATAAAGCCGGCTGTTGGGGGAGAGGACGAGGCGAGGAAGGGGAGCCCGGGCCGGAGCGATGCTGAGATGGTGGCGGACGCTTttgaaggggaaggggaaggggaagggaaGGTGATGGCTGAAGCAGTTAGGAAACTCATGGTTGCCAAGAAATGCTATGTTTTGGAGATGAATTCGTTTTAA